A region of Chloracidobacterium sp. DNA encodes the following proteins:
- a CDS encoding radical SAM protein, with translation MDLRITEIFLSIQGESSHAGRPCSFVRLTGCPMRCVWCDSEYTFTGGEHISFNDIFEKLEEFGCNLVEVTGGEPLAQKNVFPFITELCDRGYEVLIETGGYVSTETVDPRAKLILDIKCPASEEAERNHWPNLERLRADKDEVKFVIADIPDWEFTKKTIVKYDLENQAKEILISPVHGIKNLSEIAEAVSKSGIKVRLNLQLHKYIWGADARGV, from the coding sequence ATGGACCTGAGAATAACCGAAATATTTCTTTCAATTCAAGGCGAGTCGTCTCATGCCGGCCGGCCGTGTTCTTTTGTGCGTCTGACGGGCTGCCCGATGCGGTGTGTCTGGTGCGACAGCGAATATACCTTCACCGGCGGCGAACACATAAGTTTTAACGATATTTTTGAGAAACTCGAAGAATTTGGCTGCAACTTGGTTGAGGTCACCGGCGGCGAGCCGCTTGCTCAAAAGAACGTATTTCCTTTTATCACAGAACTTTGTGATCGCGGCTACGAGGTTCTAATCGAAACCGGCGGTTATGTTTCAACCGAAACAGTCGATCCTCGTGCAAAGCTCATCCTCGACATAAAATGCCCCGCTTCAGAGGAAGCCGAACGCAACCATTGGCCAAATCTCGAACGCCTCCGAGCCGATAAAGACGAAGTGAAATTTGTCATCGCCGATATACCCGATTGGGAATTTACAAAGAAAACTATCGTAAAATACGATCTCGAAAACCAGGCAAAAGAGATATTGATCTCACCGGTTCACGGAATCAAAAATTTATCAGAAATTGCGGAAGCTGTTTCAAAAAGCGGCATTAAGGTGCGGCTGAATCTGCAATTACACAAGTACATTTGGGGAGCGGATGCACGAGGTGTCTAA
- a CDS encoding proprotein convertase P-domain-containing protein gives MFHSKYSSHLSFVRNGAAAVLLGFVLVLSASASTGAGYSFLDSVASFLGFEQSEQNSASAAFTNVSVEPVMFFAPCTKTSTGTGPWTTSGTWTPSGVPGAGDVVCIANGHTVTIAASTTIAELQVGGGASGILSLSSNTDFALTVTGDVLINAGGTLRVLDLTGTDTHAINVGGNYTNNGTFTATNGSDILNVTLNGGTSQTMGGTSTTTFENLTLTPTATATITANTNININGTFTVNANATFNPAAAVIIGGATNAITGTGTIRVTRVAATADYNTQYPFSTDTLTGMTVEYSGLGAQTVNPFTYGALRTSGSGTKTMGGAVVVNGVLDVGSGTTLATANFGLTLNGSFSNGGIFTAGSSAIAIGGTATQSIDGFTTTGLVTMSKTGGIATFQSNVNSNGLTINGTGGTLNLGAGLTHTLTGVVTLTAGSLNGGSSTLNENATSATAWNGTGSLFTAGTGTVNFGGASQTIATATTFNNLTTSGTGTKTLSASVVVNGTMNIGATAPLSIGTTTLTLNGAITCGGTITSGGAGTVIYGASANQSVCSGTYGNLTLQGSGIKSLGALTGAAGNLTLAGTASAITGANFAVGGNLNVGSGSSLTVGANFTFGVTGTTAVTGTLTLAGTGTKTFTGDTTLNAGSVWNETGLASINHGGSLTNNAATFTANSGTHTFSGTTEVFSGSTATSIPNVTVTGTYTNSGTLTVGTALSGAGSLTNGATGTLNLGGSAGITTLTATAVGNTVNYTGTGQTLKVVPYHHLTLSGGAKTFGAITTVAGNLTVSGTATATTAANLAVGGSLNIGSGTTFSVGPNFTLGVTGTTIVSGIFNLGGTGTKTFTGDVTLNEGSVWNETGIASINFAGSLINNAETFTANTGTHTFSGATKTLSGGKLISIPTATFTGAYTNNGTFTSTATLTVTGVTLTNAGTMTASGTLAGTGGVTNNATRTLNLGGACSITTLTNAGTIARTGSGNTTTALASFTNTGTINLNGSGTIAGITNNAAGVVNLNSSGTITSFNNATATSTINIVPATVPITTLTTTTAGNTVNYTGGAQTVKVQAYSNLGFSGTGVKSITAANPVSVARNLDIGNSVAKANIGAGLSVNVNSLSLAGAAQVSGTWGSNASAATNKTDTYFSSTTGILNVASSLATAAGTATATTASNTSINVSMPYTLDSNANNTYTVDYCLTSSNCPTNGGWTNHVTAAAHVASPYTTTITGLSNGTSYDVRVTYNDADGVTGTNPQTITGVITRTRLYLQNVASGVTTTNQGTWGVTAGAPTFVLSRTKSGAISSRGVQPGSTLTTNVLVYKLVGEPLAAQTIAAASTLDWVIGAQENNSDADMAYRIHAYVVSNDGTTVRGTLLGNNNDGDEWTTTAAGRAPSAAKSLSAVTAQTGDRIVIEIGYVATTPGATNRVGTLWYGGTGATDLTDGSTAHTTNPGWFEFSQGIAFQPPGPTPTATATSTATNTATATATATPTCGNTFSYTGPAVAIADNVAAGTNFIIPVSGIGNITDLNFRFDGTQVADPASTTPGINHSWVGDLIVKVTSPGGTTVTILDRPGSPATTNGCNSNNLAQLLLDDDGGFPAVESQCAADATAFPTGTFSPNNALSAFDGQNPNGNWTINISDNAAVDTGSARAFSLVIDSACSTPTATPTNTNTNTPTNTPTNTGTATATSTATSTATATATATPTASPGCTPQDVTTTFAGGNEQSGNMFDITAINTISISSFEENLLHSGNIEIYYKPGTHVGFEQTPGAWTLIGTAFGVVTNGPGVATAIPLPVNVVIPAGQTYAFYITYNDPLDQSRLIYTNGSAIGSVFASDANIQVREGTGKAYPFLNSFAPRQFNGVVNYTSGVDCPIVTPTNTATPTATATSAFTPTATATETFTPTATATETFTPTATVTATPSESPTFTATNTPSATATNTSTATATATASATSTPSCLSGNVTTTYTGDRANNGNMFDITAINSITIDSFDENLQNNEPLAIYYKAGTHVGFENDPGAWTLAGTYTGVVSNGSGNPTAVPIPVNVTIPAGETYAFYITYTTGQGSMVYSAGTTIGAVYASDANIQVKEGTGKTYPFADSFAPRVFNGTVYYTALCPTLTPTATATETFTPTATATETFTPTATATETFTPTATATETFTPTATATETFTPTATATETFTPTATATETFTPTATATETFTPTATATETFTPTATATETFTPTATATVTFTPTATATETFTPTATATETFTPTATATETFTPTATATETFTPTATATETFTPTATATETFTPTATATETFTPTATATATFTPTATATETFTPTETATPTVTPTCAPPPPNMIAWYKGEGNFADSAPPTYETGSASGTVGFASGMVDQAFSFNGSGSFVTVPADSGSLNITGNAVTIDGWINPSVSSEAVYFGKTVSGGNDYLLYNGFGVGVFAIVNTTAGENQLAAFADYPANTAFYQPPTNQWTHLALTYDGSLVKIYANGVQVGQSSHSGNIAGGSAPFNIGGRADGLSFNGRVDEVEVFNRALLETEIDDIYNAGPTGKCSIPTPTATETFTPTATATATETFTPTATATETFTPTATATETFTPTATATETFTPTATATETFTPTATATETFTPTATATETFTPTATATETFTPTATATETFTPTATATETFTPTATATETFTPTATATETFTPTATATETFTPTATATETFTPTATATETFTPTATATETFTPTATATETFTPTATATETFTPTATATETFTPTATATETFTPTATATETFTPTATATETFTPTATATETFTPTATATETFTPTATATETFTPTATATETFTPTATATETFTPTATATETFTPTATATETFTPTATATETFTPTATATETFTPTATATETFTPTATATETFTPTATATETFTPTATATDTPTATPTIPPSVSGSVTYGNSIGSPATRPVPSVLLSGNGSVFVSDTTADPGTYSLTGFGSGSYTVTPSKTGGVNGSISSFDAALVAQHASSVIVFNPTQLIAADVSGNGEVSSFDAAMVASYAVAAPLVPLGSSGTWRFTPLSRTYGSVEGETTNENYTALLMGEVSGNWTGSFGGRPAGSGGPERSSAVAAPHLVTPADGEVLIPVSIQGAANKGIISYEFDLRYDPAVIQPQAEPVELTGTVSNRLSAVSNSSEPGLLRVAVYGALPINNSGLLLNLKFTAVGAPGSISPLTWERFTFNEGDPGTAAVDGQIELSAAAPNQAEITGRLISSMGQGVPNARVTLTDSAGQSRVVLSNGFGLYRFGNLQVGQTYTISVQSRNYSFTPLTISVTNQAVNADVIAEP, from the coding sequence ATGTTTCACTCAAAATATTCGTCTCATCTCTCATTTGTCCGAAATGGTGCCGCTGCGGTTCTTCTCGGTTTTGTACTTGTATTATCTGCCAGTGCTTCGACGGGCGCAGGTTATTCGTTCCTTGATTCTGTAGCATCTTTCCTTGGCTTCGAACAGTCAGAGCAGAATAGCGCCTCGGCGGCTTTTACCAACGTGTCTGTAGAACCGGTGATGTTTTTTGCTCCTTGTACAAAAACAAGTACAGGTACCGGACCATGGACCACCTCGGGAACTTGGACACCTAGCGGAGTTCCTGGAGCGGGCGACGTAGTTTGTATTGCGAATGGTCACACGGTAACAATTGCAGCATCAACGACAATTGCCGAATTGCAAGTTGGCGGCGGTGCAAGCGGAATCTTGTCGCTTAGCAGCAATACGGATTTTGCACTTACAGTAACCGGCGATGTTTTGATAAACGCAGGAGGAACTCTGCGCGTACTGGATTTAACTGGTACAGATACTCACGCCATTAACGTTGGAGGAAATTACACAAATAACGGTACTTTCACGGCAACTAATGGATCGGATATCCTGAATGTGACCCTCAATGGTGGAACATCTCAAACGATGGGCGGTACTTCCACAACGACTTTTGAGAATTTGACCCTTACTCCCACTGCGACTGCAACAATCACCGCGAATACGAACATCAACATCAATGGAACGTTCACGGTCAACGCGAATGCTACCTTTAATCCGGCTGCTGCAGTCATTATTGGCGGGGCGACAAATGCGATCACCGGAACCGGCACGATTAGGGTTACTCGCGTTGCCGCAACCGCTGACTATAACACTCAATATCCGTTTTCAACGGACACCTTGACGGGAATGACAGTTGAATATTCTGGTTTAGGTGCTCAGACGGTTAATCCTTTCACCTACGGAGCTCTTCGCACCAGCGGAAGCGGTACAAAAACTATGGGAGGGGCAGTCGTTGTCAACGGTGTTTTGGACGTAGGTTCCGGAACAACGCTCGCGACGGCAAATTTTGGTCTTACATTGAATGGAAGTTTTTCAAATGGCGGCATCTTTACGGCAGGAAGTTCAGCAATAGCTATAGGCGGTACTGCGACGCAAAGCATCGATGGTTTTACTACCACGGGTCTTGTAACGATGAGCAAAACTGGCGGTATTGCTACTTTTCAAAGCAATGTAAACAGTAACGGCCTCACAATAAACGGAACGGGTGGAACTCTCAATTTAGGAGCCGGCCTTACTCATACGCTTACGGGAGTAGTAACACTTACGGCGGGGTCGTTGAACGGCGGATCTAGCACACTAAATGAAAACGCAACAAGCGCAACAGCTTGGAACGGTACGGGTTCACTTTTCACGGCAGGAACGGGAACGGTTAATTTTGGCGGAGCCTCTCAGACGATCGCTACCGCAACTACATTCAACAACCTGACCACCAGCGGCACAGGCACGAAAACTCTCAGTGCCAGCGTTGTTGTGAACGGTACGATGAATATCGGAGCTACTGCCCCGCTTTCAATTGGAACCACCACGTTGACACTCAACGGAGCGATAACCTGCGGCGGCACTATCACGAGTGGTGGAGCGGGAACCGTGATCTACGGAGCATCAGCGAACCAGAGTGTTTGTTCAGGCACATATGGAAACCTGACGTTGCAGGGCAGCGGAATAAAATCCTTGGGAGCTCTTACAGGGGCGGCTGGAAACCTGACATTAGCCGGAACAGCGTCGGCAATAACAGGCGCAAATTTTGCAGTTGGCGGCAATTTGAATGTTGGAAGCGGTTCGAGTCTGACGGTTGGCGCTAACTTTACGTTTGGCGTGACCGGAACAACAGCGGTAACAGGAACACTAACACTAGCTGGCACAGGAACTAAGACATTTACAGGAGATACAACATTAAACGCCGGCAGCGTGTGGAATGAAACGGGTCTGGCCTCGATCAACCACGGCGGCAGCTTAACGAATAATGCCGCAACATTTACTGCCAACTCCGGTACGCATACATTCAGCGGCACAACCGAGGTGTTTAGCGGTTCAACCGCTACTTCGATCCCGAACGTAACAGTCACCGGAACTTATACCAACAGCGGAACGCTTACAGTTGGAACTGCTTTGTCAGGAGCGGGCTCTTTAACAAACGGAGCAACCGGCACATTGAATTTAGGCGGTTCGGCCGGAATCACAACACTTACCGCAACAGCCGTAGGCAACACGGTCAACTACACTGGAACCGGCCAAACACTCAAAGTGGTCCCATATCATCACCTAACGCTTAGCGGCGGTGCTAAAACATTTGGTGCCATCACAACTGTCGCAGGCAATCTGACGGTGAGCGGAACAGCGACCGCAACAACTGCAGCTAACCTGGCCGTTGGAGGCAGCCTGAATATCGGAAGTGGAACAACCTTTTCGGTAGGGCCGAATTTTACCCTTGGCGTCACCGGCACAACCATTGTGAGCGGCATTTTTAATCTTGGTGGAACAGGAACTAAAACTTTTACCGGCGACGTCACTCTTAACGAAGGTTCTGTATGGAATGAAACAGGGATCGCGTCGATCAACTTTGCTGGAAGTCTCATTAATAACGCCGAAACATTTACTGCCAATACAGGGACACACACATTCAGCGGAGCAACAAAAACACTAAGCGGCGGAAAGCTGATCTCAATTCCGACGGCAACTTTCACCGGGGCGTACACTAACAACGGAACATTTACTTCCACCGCAACACTTACGGTTACGGGTGTGACTCTGACCAATGCCGGAACCATGACTGCGAGCGGCACTTTGGCCGGGACAGGTGGAGTTACGAACAATGCAACGCGCACATTGAACCTCGGCGGAGCATGTTCTATTACGACACTGACAAATGCCGGAACTATTGCACGAACAGGCAGTGGAAACACGACGACAGCACTCGCGAGTTTCACAAACACCGGAACTATCAATCTGAACGGTTCGGGAACAATAGCCGGCATCACAAATAATGCCGCCGGCGTTGTAAATCTTAATAGTTCTGGAACGATCACATCGTTCAACAATGCCACCGCAACCAGTACAATAAATATAGTCCCCGCGACGGTTCCGATAACAACTCTTACCACAACAACCGCGGGGAACACAGTCAACTACACAGGCGGAGCACAAACCGTTAAAGTCCAGGCGTACAGCAACCTTGGTTTCTCAGGAACGGGAGTAAAATCAATAACAGCGGCGAACCCTGTGTCGGTAGCTCGTAATCTCGATATTGGTAACAGCGTTGCCAAGGCAAATATCGGTGCTGGCCTTTCTGTAAATGTTAACTCACTTTCTCTGGCCGGTGCTGCTCAGGTTTCAGGCACGTGGGGATCGAATGCCAGCGCTGCGACCAATAAGACAGACACATATTTCAGCAGCACAACAGGAATACTCAATGTAGCAAGTTCACTGGCGACAGCAGCAGGCACCGCGACAGCTACGACCGCCAGCAATACTTCGATAAACGTATCGATGCCCTACACTCTGGATTCAAATGCTAACAACACTTACACAGTTGATTACTGTTTGACATCTTCAAACTGTCCGACAAATGGCGGCTGGACCAATCACGTCACAGCAGCGGCACACGTCGCATCACCCTACACAACAACGATAACCGGACTTTCAAATGGAACGAGTTATGACGTAAGAGTGACGTATAACGATGCTGACGGTGTAACCGGAACAAATCCACAGACGATCACCGGAGTTATAACCCGAACCCGTTTGTATTTGCAGAATGTTGCTTCAGGAGTTACCACTACTAATCAAGGAACCTGGGGCGTAACGGCAGGAGCACCAACATTTGTTCTGTCACGAACAAAGTCAGGAGCAATATCCAGTCGAGGCGTACAGCCTGGCTCCACTTTGACAACGAATGTTCTGGTTTACAAACTCGTTGGCGAACCGCTCGCGGCTCAAACCATCGCAGCAGCATCAACTCTCGACTGGGTGATCGGTGCTCAAGAAAATAACTCCGATGCTGATATGGCATACCGCATCCATGCGTATGTGGTAAGTAATGACGGGACAACAGTAAGAGGTACCCTACTTGGAAATAACAACGATGGTGACGAGTGGACGACAACAGCGGCGGGAAGGGCTCCTTCGGCGGCGAAGTCATTGTCGGCAGTTACGGCGCAGACCGGAGACCGAATAGTGATCGAGATCGGCTACGTGGCAACCACACCTGGAGCCACAAACCGTGTTGGTACCCTTTGGTATGGCGGCACCGGCGCTACTGATCTGACGGACGGAAGTACGGCCCACACTACCAATCCCGGCTGGTTCGAATTTAGTCAGGGCATCGCGTTTCAGCCTCCGGGCCCGACGCCGACGGCAACCGCAACATCGACCGCGACAAATACTGCGACTGCTACCGCAACCGCGACCCCGACATGCGGGAACACGTTCAGCTACACGGGACCTGCAGTTGCAATAGCTGATAACGTCGCCGCCGGAACTAATTTCATTATTCCTGTGAGCGGAATTGGGAACATTACTGATCTTAATTTCCGCTTTGACGGCACACAGGTTGCGGATCCTGCATCAACTACTCCGGGCATTAACCATTCATGGGTTGGTGACCTGATCGTAAAGGTTACCTCGCCCGGCGGAACCACCGTAACGATCCTTGATAGGCCCGGCTCTCCGGCGACTACAAACGGCTGCAACAGCAATAATCTTGCTCAGCTCTTGTTGGATGACGACGGTGGATTCCCTGCGGTTGAAAGTCAGTGTGCGGCGGACGCCACAGCGTTCCCGACCGGAACCTTTTCACCGAATAATGCTTTGAGCGCTTTTGACGGACAAAATCCTAACGGGAACTGGACGATCAATATCAGTGACAATGCCGCGGTTGACACCGGCTCTGCGCGTGCATTTTCGTTGGTCATAGACAGCGCGTGCTCTACACCGACCGCTACGCCCACAAACACAAATACCAACACGCCGACGAATACACCTACAAATACTGGAACAGCGACAGCAACGTCAACTGCGACATCAACTGCGACCGCAACAGCAACGGCAACGCCGACAGCATCTCCCGGCTGCACTCCTCAAGACGTTACTACGACCTTTGCCGGCGGTAATGAGCAAAGCGGAAATATGTTTGATATTACCGCGATCAATACGATAAGCATTTCGTCATTTGAAGAGAATCTCCTTCATAGTGGAAACATCGAAATATACTACAAGCCCGGCACACATGTCGGTTTTGAACAGACTCCGGGAGCGTGGACGCTTATTGGAACTGCCTTCGGAGTAGTGACGAATGGGCCAGGTGTCGCTACGGCGATACCATTACCTGTAAATGTCGTGATTCCGGCGGGACAAACTTACGCGTTTTATATTACATATAATGATCCATTGGATCAGTCGCGGCTGATCTATACAAACGGATCAGCGATAGGAAGTGTTTTTGCCAGCGATGCCAATATACAGGTCAGGGAAGGAACAGGAAAAGCATACCCGTTTCTGAACAGTTTTGCTCCGAGACAATTCAATGGGGTCGTTAACTATACAAGCGGTGTAGATTGCCCGATAGTTACACCGACAAATACTGCAACTCCAACAGCAACTGCAACATCGGCATTCACGCCGACAGCAACTGCGACGGAGACCTTTACTCCAACCGCCACAGCGACGGAAACATTTACTCCGACAGCTACTGTCACAGCAACACCGTCGGAATCGCCGACCTTTACCGCTACCAATACGCCCTCGGCGACGGCGACCAACACCTCCACTGCGACCGCTACCGCAACTGCATCAGCGACGTCTACACCGTCATGTCTCAGCGGCAACGTGACAACAACTTACACGGGCGACCGGGCGAACAATGGAAATATGTTCGACATCACGGCCATCAATTCCATAACGATCGACTCATTTGACGAGAATCTTCAAAACAATGAGCCGCTCGCTATTTATTATAAAGCTGGAACCCATGTCGGCTTCGAAAATGATCCGGGAGCATGGACTTTAGCAGGAACTTATACCGGCGTGGTATCGAACGGTTCTGGAAATCCGACTGCCGTACCGATTCCCGTAAATGTTACGATCCCGGCGGGCGAGACTTATGCGTTTTATATAACCTACACGACGGGCCAGGGGTCGATGGTATATTCGGCCGGAACGACCATTGGCGCCGTTTATGCAAGTGATGCGAATATTCAGGTCAAAGAAGGAACTGGCAAGACGTATCCCTTTGCCGACAGTTTTGCTCCGCGGGTATTTAACGGCACCGTTTATTACACTGCCCTTTGCCCAACACTAACTCCAACGGCCACAGCTACGGAAACATTCACTCCGACAGCAACTGCGACTGAAACGTTTACACCGACTGCGACAGCCACGGAGACGTTCACACCGACTGCAACCGCAACGGAAACGTTTACTCCAACAGCAACCGCAACGGAAACGTTTACTCCGACGGCCACAGCTACGGAAACATTCACTCCGACAGCAACCGCAACCGAAACGTTTACTCCGACTGCGACAGCTACGGAAACATTCACTCCGACTGCTACAGCCACGGAGACGTTTACTCCAACGGCGACAGCCACGGAGACGTTCACACCGACTGCAACCGCAACGGTAACGTTTACTCCAACGGCAACTGCGACGGAAACGTTTACACCGACTGCGACAGCCACGGAGACGTTCACACCGACTGCAACCGCAACGGAAACGTTTACTCCAACGGCAACTGCGACGGAAACGTTTACACCGACTGCGACAGCCACGGAGACGTTCACACCGACTGCAACCGCAACGGAGACGTTTACTCCGACGGCCACAGCTACGGAAACATTCACTCCGACGGCTACAGCGACTGCAACATTCACTCCGACCGCTACTGCAACCGAGACGTTCACTCCGACTGAGACAGCGACTCCAACTGTCACGCCGACGTGTGCGCCACCGCCGCCGAATATGATCGCGTGGTACAAAGGCGAAGGTAATTTTGCCGATAGTGCGCCTCCGACCTATGAGACCGGTTCAGCCAGCGGTACGGTCGGTTTTGCGTCAGGAATGGTCGATCAGGCGTTCAGCTTCAACGGAAGCGGTAGTTTTGTGACCGTACCCGCGGACTCTGGCTCGCTGAATATCACCGGTAACGCCGTCACGATAGACGGTTGGATCAATCCATCCGTTTCCTCTGAGGCAGTTTATTTTGGTAAGACGGTTAGCGGCGGTAACGATTACTTGCTGTATAACGGTTTTGGCGTTGGTGTGTTTGCCATCGTCAACACCACTGCCGGCGAAAATCAGCTCGCTGCGTTTGCCGACTATCCGGCGAACACTGCCTTCTACCAGCCGCCGACAAACCAGTGGACACATCTTGCACTTACGTATGACGGTTCGCTCGTCAAGATCTACGCGAACGGAGTCCAGGTCGGCCAAAGCTCACATAGCGGCAATATTGCCGGCGGAAGTGCTCCGTTCAACATCGGCGGTCGCGCCGACGGCCTTTCGTTCAACGGACGTGTCGACGAGGTTGAGGTATTTAACCGTGCGCTTCTAGAAACCGAGATCGACGACATTTACAACGCCGGACCAACGGGCAAGTGCTCGATCCCGACACCGACTGCAACGGAAACATTTACTCCAACGGCAACCGCAACCGCAACGGAGACGTTTACACCGACCGCAACCGCAACGGAAACGTTTACTCCAACGGCAACTGCGACGGAAACGTTTACTCCGACGGCCACAGCTACGGAAACATTCACTCCGACAGCAACCGCAACGGAGACATTTACACCAACGGCAACTGCGACTGAAACGTTTACTCCAACAGCGACGGCAACGGAGACGTTCACACCGACTGCAACTGCGACGGAAACGTTTACTCCGACTGCTACAGCGACTGAAACATTCACTCCGACTGCAACCGCAACGGAAACGTTTACTCCGACGGCCACAGCTACGGAAACATTCACTCCGACAGCAACCGCAACGGAGACATTTACTCCGACTGCTACAGCTACGGAGACGTTTACTCCAACCGCGACTGCCACTGAAACGTTTACTCCAACGGCCACAGCTACGGAAACCTTTACTCCAACGGCTACGGCTACAGAAACGTTCACTCCAACCGCAACCGCAACTGAGACTTTTACTCCGACTGCAACCGCTACGGAAACATTCACCCCGACAGCGACTGCAACGGAAACGTTTACTCCGACAGCTACCGCAACTGAGACTTTTACTCCGACTGCAACCGCAACGGAAACGTTTACTCCGACTGCAACTGCGACAGAAACGTTCACCCCAACAGCGACAGCCACGGAGACATTTACTCCAACGGCAACTGCTACCGAAACATTCACTCCGACAGCGACTGCAACGGAAACGTTTACTCCGACAGCTACCGCAACTGAGACATTTACTCCAACGGCGACGGCAACCGAGACATTTACTCCGACAGCTACCGCAACCGAGACATTCACTCCGACTGCAACTGCAACGGAAACTTTCACTCCGACTGCAACTGCGACGGAGACGTTTACTCCGACTGCTACGGCAACGGAAACGTTTACTCCAACGGCAACTGCGACTGAAACGTTTACTCCGACTGCTACGGCAACGGAAACGTTTACTCCAACGGCAACTGCGACGGAAACATTCACTCCGACTGCTACCGCGACTGACACGCCTACGGCTACGCCGACCATTCCGCCGTCGGTATCTGGCAGCGTGACATATGGCAACTCTATTGGTTCGCCCGCGACGCGTCCTGTTCCGAGTGTGTTGCTTAGCGGTAACGGATCGGTGTTTGTTTCTGACACCACCGCAGATCCTGGAACTTACTCGCTCACCGGCTTCGGATCAGGCTCTTACACAGTTACTCCATCCAAGACCGGCGGAGTTAACGGTTCGATAAGTTCATTCGACGCGGCACTTGTAGCCCAACATGCGTCATCGGTCATCGTCTTTAACCCGACACAGCTAATTGCGGCGGACGTCAGCGGTAACGGCGAGGTCTCGTCATTTGACGCGGCAATGGTTGCTAGTTACGCAGTCGCCGCACCGTTGGTACCATTGGGATCATCGGGAACCTGGAGGTTCACTCCGTTGAGCAGAACTTACGGGTCTGTTGAAGGTGAGACAACGAACGAAAACTACACCGCGCTGTTAATGGGCGAAGTTTCCGGGAACTGGACAGGTTCGTTTGGCGGACGTCCTGCGGGTAGCGGCGGGCCTGAAAGAAGCTCGGCAGTGGCTGCTCCGCATCTTGTCACGCCTGCTGATGGCGAGGTTCTTATACCTGTAAGCATTCAAGGAGCGGCGAACAAGGGCATCATCTCTTATGAGTTTGACCTGCGTTATGATCCTGCTGTGATACAGCCTCAGGCCGAACCGGTTGAGTTGACCGGAACTGTCAGCAATAGGCTCTCGGCTGTTTCCAATTCGTCTGAGCCGGGACTCTTGAGAGTCGCGGTATATGGAGCACTACCGATCAACAACAGCGGACTTCTGCTTAACCTCAAGTTCACTGCCGTCGGAGCACCTGGTTCCATTTCGCCGCTTACTTGGGAACGCTTTACATTTAATGAGGGCGATCCTGGAACAGCAGCAGTTGATGGACAAATTGAACTTTCCGCTGCAGCGCCAAATCAGGCAGAGATTACCGGAAGGCTGATCAGTTCGATGGGCCAAGGCGTTCCAAATGCCCGCGTTACATTGACGGATAGTGCTGGTCAATCTCGCGTCGTTCTTTCAAACGGCTTTGGCCTTTATCGCTTTGGCAACCTTCAGGTTGGCCAGACCTATACGATAAGCGTTCAATCGCGAAACTACTCATTTACGCCACTGACGATCAGCGTTACAAATCAGGCGGTAAATGCCGATGTGATCGCCGAACCGTAA